One Peptostreptococcus equinus genomic window carries:
- the mutL gene encoding DNA mismatch repair endonuclease MutL has protein sequence MPRINILDDATINKIAAGEVIERPSSIIKELVENSIDSGASSILIEIENGGKDLIKVVDNGCGIEYDDVNKAFMRHATSKISAVEDLSHLNTLGFRGEALASIAAVSKLEMITKTSEDIVGTKVNVNGGKFLSKQATSANKGTQISVKSLFYNTPARLKFLKSIHSESQVINDLVNKIAIGNPNVRIKYINNKKRIYETLGDGNISHVIRMIYGKDISENLIEINSESNLFKIKGYISNNNIYRSNRNMQHIYVNGRYVKSKNIMDIINDSYKAIIPINKFPIYIINIDMDPATVDVNIHPNKLDVKFDKEDQILMEIGDFIRGKLMKSSLLGKYKSSSNSMGTYDSFTYTKPDSNYPKKDNLDSDNIYKPNIEMKTKELDTDDVFGDQWSKLKNKFSKKEKELDETQTKFYTHLPKFDDDEIIDNENTGNKFSKLKDLNNIQSDEVEKDLHNFNTDTGDSKGRFSRLSTYEEFENRESSNSYNKLISVKENKFDIFEESSRNQDFIGLNFVGIIFDTYIMFSRKEDVILVDQHAAHERVKFEMYMKKFKANNVSIQMLIDPIIMELYPNDMESYRKNADIFETYGFLIEEYGHKNISIRGVPNTFGNPESQRFIYEILDNLDKIDNIYDTKYDEIAEIACKSAVKSNDKLNIIEARELIYELEGCDNPYTCPHGRPTMVKMTKYDVEKMFKRKL, from the coding sequence ATGCCAAGAATAAATATTTTAGATGATGCTACTATCAATAAGATAGCGGCTGGCGAAGTAATTGAGAGACCATCTTCTATTATAAAAGAATTGGTTGAAAACTCAATAGATTCAGGAGCCAGTTCTATTTTAATAGAAATAGAAAATGGTGGAAAAGATTTAATAAAGGTAGTGGATAATGGCTGCGGTATTGAATATGATGACGTAAATAAAGCCTTTATGAGACATGCTACGAGTAAAATTAGTGCCGTAGAAGATCTATCACACTTAAATACATTAGGTTTTAGAGGTGAGGCCCTTGCTTCAATTGCAGCTGTATCAAAGCTAGAAATGATTACAAAGACCTCTGAAGATATAGTAGGCACTAAGGTCAATGTAAATGGAGGAAAGTTTTTATCAAAACAAGCAACTAGTGCTAACAAAGGTACTCAAATATCCGTAAAATCTTTATTTTATAATACACCAGCAAGGTTAAAGTTTTTAAAGTCTATCCATTCTGAATCACAAGTCATAAATGATTTGGTAAATAAAATAGCTATAGGTAATCCAAATGTTAGAATCAAGTATATAAATAATAAAAAAAGAATATATGAGACACTAGGTGATGGAAATATATCTCACGTAATTAGAATGATATATGGAAAAGATATAAGTGAAAATCTAATAGAAATTAATTCAGAATCTAATTTATTTAAGATTAAAGGATATATATCAAACAATAATATATATCGTTCTAATAGAAATATGCAACATATATATGTAAATGGCAGGTATGTTAAGTCAAAAAATATTATGGATATAATTAATGATTCTTATAAAGCAATAATTCCTATAAATAAATTTCCAATTTATATAATAAATATAGATATGGATCCAGCTACTGTAGATGTAAATATACATCCCAATAAGTTGGATGTGAAATTTGATAAAGAGGATCAAATTTTGATGGAAATAGGAGATTTTATTAGAGGTAAATTGATGAAATCTAGTTTATTAGGAAAGTATAAATCTTCATCAAATTCTATGGGAACTTACGATAGCTTTACATATACAAAGCCAGATAGCAACTATCCTAAAAAAGATAATTTAGATTCTGATAATATATATAAACCAAATATAGAAATGAAAACTAAAGAACTAGATACAGATGATGTTTTTGGTGATCAATGGTCAAAGCTAAAAAATAAGTTTTCTAAAAAAGAAAAGGAACTAGATGAGACGCAGACTAAATTTTACACTCATTTACCTAAATTTGATGATGATGAAATAATAGATAATGAAAACACAGGAAATAAATTTTCGAAACTTAAAGATTTGAATAATATTCAATCAGATGAAGTTGAAAAAGATTTGCATAATTTTAATACAGATACAGGTGATAGTAAAGGTCGATTTTCTAGACTATCAACCTATGAAGAATTTGAAAATAGGGAAAGCTCTAATTCATATAATAAATTGATAAGTGTTAAAGAAAATAAATTTGATATATTTGAAGAATCTAGTAGGAATCAAGATTTCATAGGATTAAATTTTGTGGGTATAATTTTTGATACCTATATAATGTTTTCTAGAAAAGAGGATGTAATCTTAGTAGATCAGCACGCAGCCCATGAAAGAGTAAAATTTGAAATGTATATGAAAAAATTTAAAGCAAATAATGTTTCTATACAGATGTTAATAGATCCAATAATTATGGAATTATATCCTAATGATATGGAAAGCTATAGAAAAAATGCTGATATTTTCGAGACATATGGATTTCTAATAGAAGAATATGGTCATAAAAATATCAGTATAAGAGGAGTTCCAAATACATTTGGAAACCCTGAAAGTCAGAGATTTATATATGAAATATTAGATAATCTAGATAAAATAGATAATATTTATGACACAAAATATGATGAAATTGCAGAAATAGCTTGTAAATCTGCTGTAAAAAGTAATGATAAGTTGAATATAATAGAGGCAAGAGAATTAATATATGAATTAGAAGGATGCGATAATCCATACACTTGTCCTCATGGTAGGCCGACTATGGTAAAAATGACCAAATATGATGTTGAAAAAATGTTTAAGAGAAAGTTATAG
- the miaA gene encoding tRNA (adenosine(37)-N6)-dimethylallyltransferase MiaA has translation MNKIPVLILTGPTAVGKTDLSIKLAKKLNAEIISSDSMQIYKYMDIGSAKITKEEMDGVVHHVIDFVDPSEEYSVSEFKDCAERAIEDIYSRGKLPLITGGTGLYLNSIIYDMGFANVNSDSKIRKELEELYNKYGKEYMHNMLRSMSEKAADKIHPNNVVRVIRAIEICKLGGHIGDFSTDLKLNDKFDCKIVVLNRDRQVLYERINMRVDIMMEKGLIKEVEKLYEMGYGKELTSMKGIGYKEVIDYLDGKSTLEQAIDKIKQGTRRYAKRQITWFKRYENATWIDLDKIRDIDEQINIIEEKLNL, from the coding sequence ATGAATAAAATTCCAGTACTTATATTGACGGGCCCAACAGCTGTTGGAAAAACAGACCTATCAATTAAGTTAGCAAAAAAATTAAATGCAGAGATAATATCCTCAGATTCAATGCAGATATATAAATACATGGATATAGGTAGTGCAAAGATTACAAAAGAAGAGATGGATGGAGTGGTTCACCATGTGATAGATTTCGTAGATCCGAGTGAAGAATATTCTGTATCAGAATTTAAGGATTGTGCTGAGAGAGCAATTGAAGATATATATTCTAGAGGCAAACTTCCGTTAATTACTGGTGGAACCGGTCTATATTTAAATTCAATTATTTATGATATGGGATTTGCCAATGTCAATTCTGATTCAAAGATCAGAAAAGAATTAGAAGAACTATACAATAAATATGGAAAAGAATATATGCACAATATGCTTAGATCAATGTCAGAAAAAGCTGCTGACAAAATACATCCTAATAATGTTGTAAGAGTTATAAGGGCTATAGAAATTTGTAAATTAGGCGGTCACATAGGAGATTTTTCTACTGACTTGAAATTAAATGACAAATTTGATTGCAAAATAGTAGTATTGAATAGAGATCGACAAGTTTTATATGAAAGAATTAATATGAGAGTAGATATTATGATGGAAAAAGGTCTGATAAAAGAAGTAGAGAAACTTTATGAAATGGGTTATGGTAAGGAACTAACTTCTATGAAAGGTATAGGATATAAAGAAGTCATCGACTATTTAGATGGAAAATCTACTCTGGAACAAGCAATTGATAAAATTAAGCAGGGCACTAGAAGATATGCAAAAAGACAAATAACATGGTTTAAAAGATATGAAAATGCAACTTGGATAGATTTAGATAAGATAAGGGATATTGATGAGCAAATTAATATTATTGAAGAAAAATTAAATTTATAG
- a CDS encoding aminotransferase class I/II-fold pyridoxal phosphate-dependent enzyme encodes MLKETEELLLKKYSIDEKIVKLSEEVDEEIQEEFFRIDEIREYNQLKVLNAMQEAGLSDSHFNWTTGYGYNDIGREKTEEIFAKVFHAEDALVRPQIVNGTHALSLTVQGIVRPGDEIVSITSSPYDTLQGVIGIRDEKGSLREFGVSYKQVEFLDNGDIDIEGAKTAISDKTKMVVMQRSKGYAWRKSLTITDIKEAVEAVRSVKKDVIIMIDNCYGEFLDILEPTDVGVDVMAGSLIKNPGGGLALAGGYIVGKKDLIEMISYRLTAPGIGKECGLTFGMTRNILQGLFMAPYVVSQAVKGAIFCARIFERLGFKVKPTYKENRSDIIQIVQLKDAEQLIKFCQGVQAASPVDSFVSPIPWAMPGYDDDVIMAAGAFVQGSSIELSADGPIRPPYNVYFQGGLTYDASKMGTLKALESMQIL; translated from the coding sequence ATGTTAAAGGAAACTGAAGAGTTATTATTAAAGAAATATTCTATAGATGAAAAGATAGTAAAATTATCAGAGGAAGTAGACGAAGAAATCCAGGAAGAGTTTTTTAGAATTGATGAAATAAGAGAATACAATCAATTAAAGGTATTAAATGCTATGCAGGAAGCTGGTCTTAGTGATAGTCATTTCAATTGGACTACTGGATATGGATATAATGATATAGGCAGGGAAAAGACAGAAGAAATATTTGCCAAAGTATTTCATGCTGAAGATGCACTAGTAAGACCTCAAATAGTAAATGGAACACATGCTTTGTCACTTACTGTTCAAGGTATTGTAAGACCAGGAGATGAAATAGTATCAATTACTTCATCGCCATATGATACACTACAGGGTGTAATTGGTATTAGAGATGAAAAAGGATCTCTAAGAGAGTTTGGAGTAAGCTATAAGCAAGTCGAATTTTTAGATAATGGAGATATCGATATTGAAGGAGCAAAAACTGCTATTTCTGATAAAACCAAGATGGTTGTTATGCAAAGATCGAAAGGATATGCTTGGAGAAAATCTCTTACAATTACTGATATCAAGGAAGCTGTTGAGGCTGTTAGATCAGTTAAAAAAGATGTTATAATAATGATAGATAATTGTTATGGAGAATTTTTAGATATACTTGAACCTACAGATGTAGGTGTTGATGTAATGGCCGGTTCTTTAATAAAAAATCCAGGTGGCGGTCTAGCTTTAGCTGGCGGATATATAGTTGGTAAAAAAGATTTAATTGAAATGATTTCTTATAGACTTACTGCACCTGGTATAGGAAAGGAGTGCGGCCTGACTTTTGGTATGACTAGAAATATACTACAAGGATTATTTATGGCTCCTTATGTAGTATCTCAAGCTGTAAAGGGAGCAATATTTTGTGCTAGAATATTCGAGAGACTTGGATTTAAAGTAAAGCCTACATATAAAGAAAACAGAAGTGATATTATACAAATAGTGCAGCTAAAAGATGCAGAACAATTAATTAAATTCTGTCAAGGCGTGCAAGCTGCTTCACCAGTAGATTCTTTTGTAAGTCCTATACCATGGGCTATGCCTGGCTATGATGATGATGTGATTATGGCTGCAGGAGCCTTTGTACAGGGCTCATCTATTGAACTAAGTGCAGACGGTCCAATAAGACCACCATATAATGTATATTTCCAAGGTGGACTGACATATGATGCTTCTAAAATGGGAACCCTAAAAGCATTAGAGAGTATGCAAATACTATAA
- a CDS encoding prolyl-tRNA synthetase associated domain-containing protein has protein sequence MEMLDIEQKVYDKLDELGIEYSVIEHEPLFTADDLNSIKDKTEGIHCKNLFLRNAKGNKYYLYTCKDDAQVDVKGLKDKFASTRLSFASEDRLMKVLGLKTGSVNPFALANDQEKVVEFFIAKDVLNGEKLNFHPNINTKTVTIGEEDFKKYLDSIGVTMNIVTP, from the coding sequence ATGGAAATGCTAGATATTGAACAAAAGGTATATGACAAATTAGATGAACTAGGTATAGAATATTCAGTAATAGAACATGAACCACTTTTTACAGCTGATGATTTGAATTCTATAAAAGATAAGACTGAAGGTATTCACTGCAAAAATTTGTTCTTGAGAAACGCAAAGGGTAATAAATACTACCTATATACTTGTAAAGATGATGCACAAGTAGATGTCAAAGGTTTAAAAGATAAATTTGCTTCAACTAGATTATCTTTTGCCTCAGAAGATAGGCTAATGAAAGTACTTGGACTCAAAACTGGATCTGTAAATCCATTTGCTTTAGCAAATGACCAAGAAAAAGTAGTTGAATTCTTTATAGCAAAAGATGTATTAAACGGAGAAAAATTGAATTTTCATCCCAATATTAATACTAAAACTGTTACTATTGGAGAAGAAGATTTTAAGAAGTATTTAGATTCAATCGGAGTAACTATGAATATTGTAACTCCATAA
- the nrdD gene encoding anaerobic ribonucleoside-triphosphate reductase — MNVIKRDGSTVDFDRSKIRIAVEKAMKNGSGLYHPDIAEAVARDCERHFEKSDETPTIYKIEGFVYDRLIHYNHSETARAYEGYRAVQQFKRQINTTDDSILKLMKKSNEDVMMENSNKNAVICSTQRDLIAGEVSKDIARRKLIPPHIVQAHDEGAIHWHDMDYTLQPIFNCCLVNIQDMLDNGTVINEKMVESPKSFSTACTVTTQIMAQVASNQYGGQSISIKHLAPYLRRSRDKFYNMYINKYGEEMASDIADDMMLKDLKDGVQTIRYQLSTLMTTNGQAPFATIYLEIEVGHEYEKEMALICEEMIQQRLEGMKNYKGQSIGEAFPKLVYLLDENNCMEGGKYDYITKLAAECTAKRLVPDYQSAKMMKKNYQGCTFPPMGCRSHLSPWKDENGEYKWYGRFNQGVVSLNLPQIAIISNGKMGQFWNILDQRLDLCKDALLCRHKMLKGTLSDVSPIHWQHGAIARLAKGEKIDKLLEDGYSTLSLGYVGIYEMVYAMLGVSHTTTEGEKFALDVMNHLKDACDRWRNETGLGFSLYGTPAESLVYRFCRIDKIRFGEIKGVTDKMYYTNSYHVNVCEEIDAFEKLQFESKFHEISTGGCISYVEVPDMSKNLEAVEQIINFIYHNIQYAEINTKPDVCYACGYTGEMLMDEDLEWYCPSCGNRDRDEMQVMRRTCGYIGTNFWNKGRTQEIGDRVLHL, encoded by the coding sequence ATGAATGTAATTAAAAGAGATGGAAGCACAGTTGATTTTGATAGGTCTAAAATTAGAATTGCTGTAGAAAAAGCCATGAAAAATGGAAGTGGTCTTTACCACCCAGATATAGCTGAAGCAGTTGCAAGAGATTGTGAAAGGCATTTTGAAAAGTCAGATGAAACTCCTACAATATATAAGATTGAAGGATTTGTATATGATAGATTGATACATTATAATCACAGTGAAACTGCAAGAGCATATGAAGGTTATAGAGCTGTACAACAATTTAAGAGACAGATAAATACTACAGACGATTCAATACTGAAATTGATGAAAAAATCAAATGAAGATGTAATGATGGAAAACTCTAATAAAAACGCTGTAATTTGCTCGACACAAAGAGATTTAATAGCTGGAGAAGTATCAAAAGATATAGCTAGAAGGAAGCTAATACCACCACATATAGTTCAGGCTCATGATGAAGGAGCTATACACTGGCATGATATGGACTATACTTTACAACCTATATTTAATTGTTGTTTAGTAAATATACAAGATATGCTAGATAATGGTACTGTTATAAATGAAAAGATGGTAGAATCACCAAAATCATTTTCAACTGCATGTACTGTTACTACTCAGATAATGGCCCAAGTAGCAAGTAACCAATATGGTGGTCAGTCTATATCTATAAAGCATTTAGCGCCATATTTAAGACGTTCTAGAGACAAGTTCTATAATATGTATATAAATAAATACGGAGAAGAAATGGCTAGTGATATAGCTGATGATATGATGCTTAAAGATCTTAAGGATGGAGTTCAGACAATCAGATATCAATTATCTACTTTGATGACAACAAATGGTCAAGCGCCTTTTGCAACAATATATCTTGAAATAGAAGTCGGTCATGAGTACGAAAAGGAAATGGCTTTGATTTGTGAAGAAATGATACAACAGAGATTAGAAGGTATGAAGAATTACAAAGGACAGAGTATAGGAGAGGCATTCCCTAAATTAGTATACTTACTAGATGAAAATAATTGTATGGAAGGCGGAAAGTATGACTATATCACTAAACTTGCTGCTGAATGTACAGCAAAGAGATTAGTACCAGACTATCAGAGTGCAAAGATGATGAAGAAAAATTATCAGGGATGTACATTCCCACCAATGGGGTGTAGATCTCACTTATCTCCTTGGAAAGATGAAAATGGAGAATATAAATGGTATGGAAGATTTAATCAGGGCGTGGTATCACTTAATTTACCTCAAATTGCAATAATATCTAATGGTAAGATGGGACAGTTCTGGAATATATTAGACCAGAGACTAGACCTTTGTAAGGATGCATTATTGTGTAGACACAAAATGTTAAAAGGTACTTTATCAGATGTATCACCAATACACTGGCAACATGGAGCAATAGCTAGATTAGCCAAGGGAGAAAAGATTGATAAATTATTGGAAGACGGATATTCTACATTATCACTTGGTTATGTTGGTATATATGAGATGGTATATGCTATGTTGGGAGTCAGTCATACTACGACTGAAGGTGAAAAATTTGCGCTGGATGTAATGAATCATTTAAAAGATGCTTGCGATAGATGGAGAAACGAGACAGGGTTAGGATTCAGTCTATATGGTACTCCAGCAGAATCGCTAGTATATAGATTCTGTAGAATTGATAAAATAAGATTTGGTGAGATAAAAGGTGTAACAGATAAAATGTATTACACAAATTCATATCATGTAAATGTATGTGAGGAAATAGATGCATTTGAAAAACTACAGTTTGAATCTAAATTCCATGAAATTTCTACAGGTGGATGTATATCATATGTGGAAGTACCAGATATGTCAAAGAATTTAGAAGCAGTAGAGCAAATTATAAACTTTATCTATCATAACATACAATATGCTGAAATAAATACTAAACCAGATGTGTGCTATGCTTGTGGTTATACAGGTGAAATGCTTATGGATGAAGATTTGGAATGGTATTGCCCATCATGCGGTAATAGAGATAGAGATGAAATGCAAGTTATGAGACGTACTTGTGGATATATTGGTACTAACTTCTGGAATAAGGGGCGTACACAAGAAATAGGCGATAGAGTACTTCATTTGTAA
- a CDS encoding tocopherol cyclase family protein has protein sequence MIKKIYFPILFQGNLNKKNYFEGWYYKLVNKDKTISLSFIPGINLNSSDSHCFIQYILVEKEAIKSNTTTGYCKYDLGDFNTNYEPFSVTVKNSTFTEHSIDIDFQDNSLSLRGNIKLKNITPISSSFIMPNIMGIFAYIPNMECNHGVISMNHNLLGNIHINDRKIDFSGGKGYLEKDWGSSFPKHYIWLQCNHFDDESISLFFSIAHIPLHRLEFEGFICNIIINNKEYRFASYNLSKCKVIDISLNHCKIILENKVSKLEIFGNITDQGNLIAPIKGKMNKSIKEGISGRIIINFTDKLSKKSYTHFGENAGIEIVDY, from the coding sequence ATGATTAAAAAAATATATTTTCCCATTTTATTTCAAGGAAATTTAAATAAAAAAAATTATTTCGAAGGCTGGTACTATAAGCTAGTAAATAAAGATAAGACAATAAGTCTAAGTTTTATACCCGGAATAAACTTAAATAGTAGCGACTCACATTGCTTTATCCAATATATATTGGTTGAAAAAGAAGCTATTAAGTCAAATACGACTACAGGCTATTGTAAATATGATCTTGGTGACTTTAATACAAATTATGAACCATTTTCAGTAACTGTAAAAAATTCTACGTTTACAGAACATAGTATAGATATAGACTTCCAAGATAATAGTTTATCTCTTAGAGGAAATATTAAATTAAAAAATATTACACCTATCAGCAGCTCTTTTATTATGCCTAATATTATGGGCATTTTTGCCTATATTCCTAATATGGAATGTAATCACGGTGTAATAAGTATGAATCATAATCTTTTGGGAAATATACACATAAATGATAGAAAAATCGACTTTTCTGGCGGCAAAGGCTACCTTGAAAAGGATTGGGGAAGTTCTTTTCCTAAACATTATATTTGGCTACAATGTAATCACTTTGATGACGAATCAATATCTTTATTTTTTTCCATAGCCCATATCCCATTACATAGGCTTGAGTTTGAAGGATTTATTTGTAATATTATTATTAATAATAAAGAATATAGATTTGCTAGTTATAATTTAAGTAAATGTAAAGTCATTGATATATCTCTTAATCACTGTAAAATTATTTTGGAAAATAAAGTATCAAAATTAGAAATCTTTGGAAATATTACTGACCAGGGTAATTTGATCGCTCCTATAAAAGGAAAAATGAATAAAAGCATAAAAGAAGGAATTAGCGGAAGGATTATAATCAATTTCACGGATAAATTATCAAAAAAATCTTACACACATTTTGGAGAAAATGCTGGTATAGAAATTGTAGATTATTAA
- the nrdG gene encoding anaerobic ribonucleoside-triphosphate reductase activating protein, whose amino-acid sequence MRYSKIRKYDVANGPGVRVTLFVTGCTHNCEGCFNKDLQNFSSGDLWTDESKEEILSYLSNEVVVGMNLLGGEPLEQTMDNSLLDLLKKSKELYPNKDIWIWSGDILEDILNDKKKLELLSYTDVLIDGTFDISKRNIKLKYRGSENQRVLDVKKSIEAREPIFYEEIV is encoded by the coding sequence ATGAGATATAGTAAAATAAGAAAATATGATGTAGCTAATGGACCAGGTGTTAGGGTTACATTATTTGTTACAGGATGTACACATAATTGTGAAGGTTGTTTTAATAAGGATCTACAGAATTTTTCATCAGGGGATTTATGGACTGATGAAAGTAAAGAAGAAATTTTAAGTTATTTATCAAATGAAGTGGTAGTTGGAATGAACTTACTAGGGGGAGAGCCTCTTGAACAGACTATGGATAATAGCTTATTAGATTTATTGAAGAAATCTAAAGAATTATATCCAAATAAAGATATATGGATTTGGTCTGGAGATATACTGGAAGATATATTAAATGATAAGAAGAAATTGGAATTATTGTCTTATACAGATGTTTTGATAGATGGTACATTTGATATATCTAAAAGAAATATTAAATTAAAATATAGAGGTTCAGAAAATCAAAGAGTTTTAGATGTAAAAAAATCTATAGAAGCTAGAGAGCCTATATTTTATGAAGAGATTGTATAA